The Hippopotamus amphibius kiboko isolate mHipAmp2 chromosome 13, mHipAmp2.hap2, whole genome shotgun sequence sequence TTGTTTATATATCAAGATACAAGTTCCCATTCAGTCTTAGATGTTGTAAGTATCTTCTCCCAATATGTCATTTATCTGCAAACTTTGTCCATCTTGCCCTTTGTGGACTGGAAATCTTTAATTTGAATATAATAAAATCCATCCATTTTTCTCCATATTGTCTAGGCTATTTGATCTTGTTTAAGAAGTGTTTCCCCACTTCCCAAGCTACAAAGCTATTTTCAGGTATTTTCTACAAAGATATTAgcctacattttcttctgttaGCAAGGTCTTTGAATGGAGTTCTTTGACTCTAGGTGTTTGTCAGCTAAATATATTACATCATCACACAGAAGTCAGTGAAAATTAGTCTGTGTGAGGGTAAGCAATAGATATaagctttacagagaaagaaaatattttcatgtagtGAGTATAATAATGAGAACTCATTGTAAAATAGGAAAATGGAGACAAACGTAATTCAGTTCCTATGCTCTGGTCACCAGTGAAACAACAGCAAACTAGCTCTTTATTCTTTGAAGTCTGCATCCACAACATGGATTTGTCTCAATGTAAATATGGATTTTTCTCAAAGTTAAcctttttctttgggaaaaatccTGAAGAAATATGTTTTCTGGATAAAGATGCACTGTTTTTAAATTCCGATATATTTTATCCTGCTTGTGTAAAAACAGCAGACTAGTTGTTTTTATCCAACCCACCAAAAGCTGTGTTCATTAGCACTGATGCAACTAAAACCGTTCAGGcttatatatatcctttttaaaaaatatatttatttatttggctgcaccaggtcttagttgtggcacatgggatcttcgttgccacatgccggatcttcagttgtggaatgtgggatctaattccctgaccaggggccgaacctgggccccctgtactgggagtgtggagggaagggggcagggcacaacctttgaaaggatgacatagcccgaggacataacataaacggattagacccaaatgggtccaagatggcagacaagtcaacttgcaggcgccatgacagttccaaggccaactGTGAGGATCCAAAAGTGGgcgtggcccaattctggaatactccacccactcattagcctatgacattacccacccttacaaacactgacaacccccataccctggtgcctttctcaccttctgaggtggcccacactctgtctgcagagtgtgtttctctctaaatctctaaataaacttcttacctatcactttgtctctcactgaattttctgtgatgagacatcaagaaccctAGCTTCATTAAGTTCTTAAACCAGATGTGTGATCTCacttggaagatcttgggttttggctgggtttgagtcccagcacgtgggttcaagtcccaatctgtgGTGCAAGGTTTcataactactggaccaccagggaagtccctatatatcctttaaatatatttatttatttatttatttatttatttatttatttatggctgcgtctggtcttagttgtggcatgcaggatctttcattgaaGCGCTccggctcttcattgcagcacatgcgcttctctctagttgtggtacgtgggctcagtagttgcagtacataggcttagctgccccaggggatgtgggatcttagttccctgatcagggattgaacctacatcccttgcattggaaggtggattcgaAACCACtgaaccacaagggaagtccctatgtatcCTTTTAAATGAACAGTTTTAAGAGTGAAAAGTTAGGAGTATACTGATAGCTTTAATTCCTATCCCCTCCACTTCTAAGACAAAGATAAAATCACTGAATAAAAAGTAATCAGAGAGTCTGAGGGGAGCGGCACGACGAGGAgacgcgccgccgccgcctcctcctcagcctcagcctcagcctctgcCTCAGCCTCAGCTGCCTCCCGGGCTCCGCCTGGGACCTGCAGCCGGAAGCTTCGGCGCCGCGGCTCCGCGCGCTGCAGGCTCAGGTTTTTTTTacctccagaaagaaaaaaaattgacaccTTGCATCCTGGAAGTTCATTTAAGAGACTGAAATTAGGGACTTCTTTCAAATTTGGACATGGCTAATCGAGGAGCAACAAGACCCAACGGGCcaaatactggaaataaaatatgCCAGTTCAAACTAGTACTTCTGGGAGAGTCTGCTGTTGGCAAATCAAGCCTAGTGCTTCGTTTTGTGAAGGGGCAATTTCATGAATTTCAAGAGAGTACCATTGGGGCTGCTTTTCTAACCCAAACTGTGTGTCTCGATGACACAACAGTAAAGTTTGAAATATGGGATACAGCTGGTCAAGAAAGATACCATAGCCTAGCACCAATGTACTACAGAGGAGCACAAGCGGCCATAGTTGTATACGACATCACGAACGAGGAGTCCTTTGCCAGAGCCAAAAACTGGGTTAAAGAACTTCAGAGGCAAGCCAGTCCTAACATTGTAATAGCTTTATCAGGAAACAAGGCTGACCTCACAAATAAAAGAGCTGTCGACTTCCAGGAAGCACAGTCCTATGCAGATGACAACAGTTTATTATTTATGGAGACATCAGCTAAAACATCAATGAATGTAAATGAAATATTCATGGCAATAGCTAAAAAGTTGCCAAAGAACGAACCACAGAATCCAGGAGCGAATTCTGCCAGAGGAAGAGGAGTAGACCTTACTGAACCCACGCAGCCAACCAGGAGTCAGTGCTGTAGTAACTAAACTCCAGTTTAAACTAACTGGAATGTTCTTCTGCTTCCTAATTGTTAATAACAGTGGAATTGGAGCATTTAACCAGCCCAGTATGACTTCCAAAAAGAAGAGACTTACAATAGTCAAGTGTCtaatacagaattattttaagtgttttgaacttaatttttaacAACATGCATGTGACCCTCTGACTAATGTTTCAGCAGtggaaggggaaaatgagagCTATGTGTACGCTTGTTTTCTTGGAAGGTTAGCGGGACTCATTTCTCTTTAGCAGGGATATAAACAAATGACTGAACCCGCAGTTAACTagccagttctgtgaaaaagattTGGAACTTACTCATTtgggcttttcaaaaaaaattctttccttggAAGGAGGTTCTAAAGATATTTATGCTTAGCTACCATGTTCAGGCAGCCTGTAATTTCTCTTAGTATCcttatttaaagtatacattccACATTTTAACAGATTAGCcacaaggaaacaatcccacatCTCCAGGGGGAGAAATGAACATAAGTGGCATCTAAATTATAGCTAGtcctattactttttaaatgggGTTTAAAAGAAGAGTCAACACCATCTTGTTTTAGGAATATGAAAACTGATAAAATGCATCTTGAAGGATAGTGTTCCCTTCAAACATGTAAGTtcaacaagaatgaaataaaccAGGTGTCTGATTTCTGATTAATCACTGCTGGCCATTGCATAGCTTTTTGTTGTTTGGGAGTAGGGAGGGGGCTTTTGTGACCTTTGgacataaatatagtcaatgcATTAACAATTATGTACATTCAAACGATTATTTTAAATTCGATCTTCAGCTGTACTGTAAATAGGGTACTGCATTGTAGTCTCCATATATGTTTATTACTTTTCTGTAATATTTGAGTTGCTTAAAAGTATACAAAATGTACAGTTACTAAAACAgctaattttttccttctctccccctttGAAAGGAAGGGGTTTCAATTGTTCCTACCTGGCTAGAACCATAATAAACAATGTACCAGTAATTTTGTAACATAAGTATTGGATATGTTAGTAACGATCTTGCAGCCTTGTTTTccaaagttcattttattttgatcagTTCAGTATATTGcactaattgttttaggtattttCATTATATGAAATCTACCATGTGTCAGAGATGATTTAATCTATTTCAGTGTTGAACTGCTAGCAGAACTTGTACATTTACAGTAAttcaaaattaggaaaacagtTCACCAGTGTTTAGTTTTATATTGAGGTGCTCAGGTTGGAATAAAGTggtataaaaagcaaaaaaaaaaaaaagtaatcagaaATTGGGAAATGAAATtgtgtggtgcagtggttaggacttgccATTTCCACTGCCGTGGCCTcgggtcaggaaactaagatgaTGTGGCCAAAAACCCCCAAATCAATTATAATTCAAGTTCACTAACTTATATCTGTCTGAAATTTTATAGACAATTTCATCTTGAGATATGtcagaaattaaataattctcTATCTGTTCTATCGCAAAGGTAgtacaaatattttattgcaaaggtagtacaaatattttgtaagatCAGTGGGAAGCTGTTATGAGTGAAAATACATGTTTTGAACTATAGCCTTTAGCAGGGCAAACGTCAAACAGATTTGTTTATCCAAGTCTGAGGGTGAGGGGTGGGTCGTGCCTCCAGTTAAATGAGTAACTCATGCAGCTgagattaagatttttttaaagttgattttgtgTTTATGTCTGGAGAAAAGTTTGATGGACTTTGATGTTTCAGCAGATTCTAAAGAGCTCTGAGGAGAAAAGTTCTCATTTTCACCAGAGTGTGAACAGGATCACTGTTTCTGTGTTTGTACTCACCTCAGAAGGAAATTTGATTTAGGAAAATTAAATGTTGGTGTGGATATCTTGCATTTTTCTGGTTTTACTGCATTCATCTCTTAGGGTCTGAATTTCCCCTACTCCATGAGTGTTTAAAGCAGgtaactagggacttccctggtggtgcagtagttaagaatccgcctgccaatgcaggggacacgggttcgatccctggcccaggaagatcccacatgccccagagcaactaagcccatttgtgccacaactactgagcccacgtgccataactactgaagcccatgtgcctagagcccatgctctgcaacaagagaagcactgtaatgagaagccctcacaccacagcgaagagtagcccccactcactgcaactaatgaaagcccgtgtgcagcaatgaagacccaatgcagccaaaaataaactaattaatttaaaaattgtaaaaaagaaaaaaaaagcagaaaactaaACCCTGTATTTCTGAAACAATTATCCGAAAGGAGGGTCTGGAAAATATACTCCCAAATTATTAACAGTTATCTGTTGGAGTGGGATTTAGAAACTGGTGGTTAGGGGTGGCTTTTGCattttaattcactctgtattGTTGAACTTTTAACTTTCAgactaaaaaaatacagaaaaagaaaacaagcaaacaaaatagcAATAATGGGATGGATCTCAAGCTGCTTAGGACTTTTAACTCATTCTCTTAAATAGTGGGTCAAAGAATCAAAATACAACATGCTGTTTAGAAAGCAGGAAAATGGAAACATCCCTATTAGAACTTTTGGGATACACATACTCAGAGATAAATACATATTATTGAACACTCTCATTAAAGAGCGAAAAGAAATTAACTAACCCCATGCAGTGAGTAGAACTGTGTACCCTCAGATGTGCAAGTACTAactcccagtacctgtgaatgtgaccttacttaatggaaataaggtctttgcagatgtaatcaaattTAAATGAGTTCGTACTGGGTGGACACTAATCCAATGACTGCTATccttataggaaaagaaaaatttaaacatatacacagatacacagCCAAGCACGGCTGGCaactaccagaagctagaagaggcatgGAAGAATTTTTCCCGAGATTCTCTGGAGGGACCATTGACCCTACAGCATAATCTTGATTTTGGGATTGTAGTCTCCAGAGCTGTGGAAAAGTAAGTTTCcattttaaaccacccagttggTGGCACTTTTttcagcagccctaggaaactataTATCCCATAATTCAGGGGCTCTAGAAATTACTCAACATTTTAATGAACTTCCCTCTATATATGAAGAAATGCTTGAAATTTACATAACTGCTGAAGTTCCATAAACTGCTTACTTCCCTAAACATTATGCCACAGAGAGCTTTTCATGTCAGTAAATACAGAGCTTTATCATAAATTGTATTAACTATTTAATCTGAACAGTAGCATCTATTAGTAATGACttgaaatttgttttcaaaaattttgtaCTTTTAATGTAacaaagctgcaatgaacatccttgtgtttacatattttcatatttggatAATTATCTTCTCCTTTGGGTGAATCTTAGAGGGAGGATTCCTGAGTCAAAAGGTACACAGATTCTAGGGACTTACCTgatggcgaagtggttaagactctgcctgccaatgcaggggacatgggttccatccctggtctgggaagatcccacatgcctcgcagcaataagtccacaactactgagcctgtgtgctacaactactgaggcctgtgcgcctagagctccacaacgagaagcaactgcaataagaagcccgagtaccgcaatgaagagtagcccccactctccacaactagagaaagcccttgcacagcaacgaagaaccaacacagccaaaaataaaaaaaaataataagtaaatcttaaaaaaaaaaaggcatacagattcTAAATATTTGTACCTCTTGCCAAACTCCCCTCTAGAGATGCTGCATGATGTGCCCTCCTACCCGCGCAGTGCAGGCGAGCACCTAGCCCTGTGCTCCTTCACCACTCTGCCTTCTGCTaataatctctctttttaaaaaccaacatCTTTATTGATATATGTCACATACCACGTAATTAACCTATTCAGGGGATGTGATTAATGGGTTCTGCGTGTATTCACAGACTTGTGCAACAATTGCCACAaccaattttaggacattttcgtgacccccaaaagaaatcccattGTTTACTCTTTCCcattccctggcaaccactcatctactttctgcctctatggtTTGCCTATTCAGGACATTTAGattacatggaatcatacaacaggTGGCCTGCTGTGACCGGTTTATTTCACGCAGCATACATTTTTCGAGACTCATTGACATTGTAGTGAAGCCGAGCCCCCTAAAACCAAGTTCCCTTACCAGGTTTATGATTAATCTGtcctatccaaaactttatttcttttcttgtcccCTCTGACCTTAATCCTGTGCGCCCTGAACACTAATCAACCAGAGGCATCCGATGACTAAAACTGCTGTTGATAACATGATAACATCATGCATGTCCGAAAATTGCTGTTGTAGATATCATCATTAATATACGAACTCAGGTTGTTTCTCCAGAGCAAGATGAACTCACAGGCCCCTGAGTCATGGACCACCTTGATTAGAAAATTGTAAACCAGAAACACCCTGATCCCTGGAAACTATGATATttaaaatgtcacagaaatgAGACAAGACCATGACTAATCTCAATGTCTTCATTCTTCCCCTTTAAAAACACCCCCAACTCAAAGCCCAAGTTGGTGTGGATCTGAAATGAGTCCCCCGTTCCCTTGCTGGGCATCCTGCAATAAACCATTACTTTGCTGCAAACATCCACTGTCAGAGTTTGGCTTTCAACACTGCAGACACAGGAGCCCTTTGCTTGGTAACAGTAGTGTGTAtaagtacttcactcctttttttggccaa is a genomic window containing:
- the LOC130834321 gene encoding ras-related protein Rab-5A-like, whose product is MANRGATRPNGPNTGNKICQFKLVLLGESAVGKSSLVLRFVKGQFHEFQESTIGAAFLTQTVCLDDTTVKFEIWDTAGQERYHSLAPMYYRGAQAAIVVYDITNEESFARAKNWVKELQRQASPNIVIALSGNKADLTNKRAVDFQEAQSYADDNSLLFMETSAKTSMNVNEIFMAIAKKLPKNEPQNPGANSARGRGVDLTEPTQPTRSQCCSN